Within Runella rosea, the genomic segment GCTGCGTGCTCATACATTTTCCTTTTGAAAAACCGCCTTAACTGTTTTAATCATGATAATTAAATCTGTTTTGAACGAATATTTCTTGGCGTAAAGCACATCCAATTGAATGCGTTCTAGGTCTGACACTTTCGATTTGCCGCGTTTTGTCACTTGCCAAAGTCCCGTCAAGCCCGCTGGGGCGGCAAACCGCCGAGCATAACCCGTTGCGGTGAGTTTTTCGGCTTCATAAGGAGGCAATGGACGATTGCCAACAAACGACATATCTCCCAACAAAATATTAAACAACTGAGGAAGCTCATCAATGCTGGAATTACGCAGAAATTTCCCCAGTTTAGTGACGCGTGGATCTTCTTTAAACTTGGAAAATGTAGCCTTTGATTTTTGCTTCTGGTGGTAGAGTTTCTCGCAGATTTGTTCGTTATCTAAAAATAAAATTTGTTGACATTCTGTGCCCGCCGCTTGACACTCCTCACATAGATTACTCACGGCAGCCGTAGGTGCTACATTGTACATGTTTAGGGAGGCCATATTGGCCAACATCTTATCGGCATCAGTACGCATCGTCCTGAACTTATACATATCAAAAATCCGGTAGCCCATTCCGACCCTTTTGGAGCGGTAAAAAATCGGACCTTTCGAATCCAATTTTATCAACACGGCCACCACCGCCAACAAAGGCGAAATCATCAGTAAGGCCGTTGCCGAAACCGCAATATCAAACACCCTTTTTCCAAAAGGGCTTCTTATGCGTTTCGGTTTGTAGGGGGTCCGGGTGGATTCTTGGTATTGCTTTTTCTGGATGAGGTAATTGAGCCTGATTTTGAGGGCTTCCAGCGGATACGGCACCTCAAACATATCAATTACTTGCCCTTGCGCTATTTGGGAATCTAGCTCGCCATTTTCTCTGAACAAGATAACGGGCAATGATTGGAAGTAGGCCGTTTTTCGCAGTGATTTCAAAAAATCACGGTAACCTTCCGAGTCACTACAAATGACTAAATCGACGGGGTTTCCCATCTCCAGAAAATCCAGCGCTTCCAAGTAGTCTGGCTCTGGTATAATATCGATTAATGCCCCGAAGTCATTAATCAGCAGTGATACCCGTTGCGGGTCATCTTCAATATACAGTGCTCTAAACGAACCCTTTTGTTCTGGCTCCATTTGACTTTTATCAAGGGATAGGATGACTGAAATAAAGTAACTTTTCGGAAACAGTTGCGGTCAAATAAGCTACTTTGATCTCCGCATAACGGCCAAAACCTTTGCCTTCACCTCCAGAGGATTGAAAGGTTTGGTCATGTAATCATCCGCTCCCAATTCCAAACAGGCTATACGGGTATTGCTGTCGTCGTATGTAGAAAGTATAATAATCGGCAGATTTTTAAACATCGGACTGGCCCGTATCGTCTTGATCAAATCTTGTCCGTTCAAATAAGGCATCTGCAAATCGGTCAAAATCACATCCACAGGATTTCCCTGTTCCAACCAGGTCATGGCTTCTATACCATTGATATGGGTGGTAACTTCAAAATCATTTTTAAGGGATTGACGAAGAACTTTACGAATAAACGCATCATCTTCTACAATAAGAACATTGTAACGGTTAGTCATGAGTACTGAATTATTTTATTAGAATTTGTTTCATTAACGTTGAATGTAACCATAATTAACGCAAAATATAGACTCTGGAATGAAGCATCAGTCACCCTGTGCATTTTGACTGTATTAGTATATTAAATTAAATAAGGTAGTTGAACAGATTAAATTTTAGAAAAGTCTTTAGGTTCTGTATTACATCGTTTTTGATGACGTAAATTTATACTGATTAGACATTGTCACTTCTCTACTTTACGAAACCTTCTTTTTATTTTTTGCATTTTATATGCTTTTTAGTGTATTTACGATTAACACTAATCAGCACATTTTTACATTATAACCAATGTTTTAAATCATCTATCGAAGATTTATTGCATACATCATATTCTGCATAACGAGGATTGATGAATCAGTCACAAAGTTAAAGAGTGCATTATAATAACATACATACAAGGAACAACCGATAAAAATTAGATTTTTTTAATTTTTTCTATAAGTTATATTACTTTTTCAACAAACTACAGGAATTAGATTAACAACTATCTATTGAGAGCATTGCTAGGCTAAGACACTTATGTTTTGGTATGCTATTTATAGTCACATAGGTATAACAAATATACCCATTTTGCATGAAATCAAATGATTCCTCAACTATTAATTCTTTTTGTTAGATTTATCTTTTGTTGGATATGAACAGTTGCAGTAAGTATAGCGATGGGAGAACTAGAAAGAGGATAAAATAAATTGTACTTTTGGGATATTTACAAAAGTACAATGTGAGATTAGTTGGATAGATTTACTTTTTCCATTCAAAATAAAAAACACTTCCAAGACTGGGATCCGAGTCTACCCATATTTTTCCACCCTGCTCCTCAACCAATAATTTCAGAATAGAAAGCCCTACTCCCGTGCTACTCTCTGAGGTAGCCATGTTGATAGAAGTTCTGAAGAATTTAAATATATTTTCATGATCCTGAAACGGAATCCCAGGGCCATTGTCTCTCACATAAAATTCGTATAAATCTCCTTTTTCCTGGCACCCCAGCTCAATAGTCGCGTCGGGTTTATTATTATATTTTACGGCATTACTAATTAAATTTTGGAATACTTGTTGCAGCTTCAGTTTTTTAGTCCATAAAACTGGCAAAGCGGTCGTGATTTTAAATGTAACGTGCGGTGGCAAAAACAAATTATGGACTATTTCCTGCACCATATCCTGCACGTTTACTTCCTCCACGGTTTGTTCGGCAAGGCTTTTACGGGAATAGTCCAGCAAGGCATTAATCATATTTACCAAATACAATGCCGCTTCTTTGGAGTGAGAGATATATTCCTTGCATTCCTCAGCACTCAATTCGCCGTCGTCGTTCATCTCCAACAACGATAAAGCGCCAATCAGACCCGTAAGCGGCGATTTCATGTCATGGGCAATGATAAAAGCAAACTTTTCAAGCTGCTGATTGATTCGTCGAAGCTCAATGGCCGTGTACTTGAGTTCTTGCTGATATTGATACAGGTGCTGAAAAACCTTTACTTTCGCTTTGGTGACGTTGATATCCAACGGTTTTTGGAGATAATCTACCGCACCTTCATCAAATCCTTTGAGCATATAATGCTCTTCTTTGTTGATAGCCGTCACAAAAATAATGGAAATGTGCTTCGTTTTTTGGTTGGTTTTCAACAACCTTGCCACTTCAAAACCGTCCATTTCTGGCATTTGGACATCCAACATTATCAGACCGATATTGTCATTGCGGAGGGCGTAGCGCAGGGCCTGATTCCCAGAAGTCGCTTTGATAAAAACCCTGTTTTCATCGGCCAACATTTCTTCAAGAGCCAATAAATTTTCTTCACGGTCGTCAACCAAAAGAATTGTAAAATCGCGATTAGGGTTTAACATCGTTGAAATTAATTATACGTTCAATGTGTGTATGTATGCAGAAATTTGGGCTGGCGTCATTGATTTAGCTCCGGCATTTGCATCAAGGGCCAATTGGGGCATAATCGGATACTCGGCCGTTGAAGGCTCCTGCACAATGCCAATGCCTCCCCTTGCTATCATTTCTGCCATTCCGCGTGAGCCATCGCCGTTTGCGCCGCTCAAAAGGATTGCGACTGCCTTTTCAGTATATATCTCCGCAATACTTTCAAATGTTACATCTATTGAGGGTCGGCTGTAGGAGACTGGCTCGGAATAATCTAAACAAAAAGAATGGGTTT encodes:
- a CDS encoding sugar transferase, translating into MEPEQKGSFRALYIEDDPQRVSLLINDFGALIDIIPEPDYLEALDFLEMGNPVDLVICSDSEGYRDFLKSLRKTAYFQSLPVILFRENGELDSQIAQGQVIDMFEVPYPLEALKIRLNYLIQKKQYQESTRTPYKPKRIRSPFGKRVFDIAVSATALLMISPLLAVVAVLIKLDSKGPIFYRSKRVGMGYRIFDMYKFRTMRTDADKMLANMASLNMYNVAPTAAVSNLCEECQAAGTECQQILFLDNEQICEKLYHQKQKSKATFSKFKEDPRVTKLGKFLRNSSIDELPQLFNILLGDMSFVGNRPLPPYEAEKLTATGYARRFAAPAGLTGLWQVTKRGKSKVSDLERIQLDVLYAKKYSFKTDLIIMIKTVKAVFQKENV
- a CDS encoding response regulator, encoding MTNRYNVLIVEDDAFIRKVLRQSLKNDFEVTTHINGIEAMTWLEQGNPVDVILTDLQMPYLNGQDLIKTIRASPMFKNLPIIILSTYDDSNTRIACLELGADDYMTKPFNPLEVKAKVLAVMRRSK
- a CDS encoding sensor histidine kinase → MLNPNRDFTILLVDDREENLLALEEMLADENRVFIKATSGNQALRYALRNDNIGLIMLDVQMPEMDGFEVARLLKTNQKTKHISIIFVTAINKEEHYMLKGFDEGAVDYLQKPLDINVTKAKVKVFQHLYQYQQELKYTAIELRRINQQLEKFAFIIAHDMKSPLTGLIGALSLLEMNDDGELSAEECKEYISHSKEAALYLVNMINALLDYSRKSLAEQTVEEVNVQDMVQEIVHNLFLPPHVTFKITTALPVLWTKKLKLQQVFQNLISNAVKYNNKPDATIELGCQEKGDLYEFYVRDNGPGIPFQDHENIFKFFRTSINMATSESSTGVGLSILKLLVEEQGGKIWVDSDPSLGSVFYFEWKK
- a CDS encoding chemotaxis protein CheB, whose product is MTKSSVDIVVIGGSAGSIPVISELIEALPSPFDFAVVIVLHRSKNVISEMEQILAVKRKEIIVKEPDDKEPIQKKCVYLAPQNYHLLIEETHSFCLDYSEPVSYSRPSIDVTFESIAEIYTEKAVAILLSGANGDGSRGMAEMIARGGIGIVQEPSTAEYPIMPQLALDANAGAKSMTPAQISAYIHTLNV